In Salinibaculum sp. SYNS191, the genomic window GCGTGGTGATAGAGGAAGAATGTGAGGTGGTTCTGGATGAGGTCGTTGCCCGAGCACCGCCAGTCGACCGGGTACCAGTGGGACCACTCCTCGCGCAGGTCCAGCGCGCGCTCGTCGGGGTCCTCGACGGCGTCTGCGCCGTAGAACAGCGCGTCGAAGAAGTCGCGGTCCAGATCCTCGACCGGGATGTCCTGGATGCGGTGGGCGATGGTGTAGTAGGACATGTAGATGGTCGAGTCCGACAGGGGTTCGATGACGAACTCGTCGTCCCAGGGCAGTCGGGTACCCAGCCCGTAGTTGCGGATGCAGGGCCACTCCTCCAACCAGCCGATGGTGTGGTCGTACTGCTCGCGGGTGTTCTCCGGGATGCACTCCATGTTCGCGACGAGTTCGCGGGTCTTCTCGCGCCAGGCCTCGTCGTTGTACCGGAGGAACCAGGTGTCCTGCTGGGCGACTTCGACCTCGCCGCCACAACGGCAGACGACCTCCTCGGTGAACTCGTACATCAGGTCGAAGTCGCCCTGCTCGCGGTGGTAGTCGCGAAAGCGCTCGCGGACGTCCTCGATGACCTCGCCCGCGAAGTCGCCGTAGGAATCGAGCAGTTTCCCGCTGACGAACTCGTCCTGGTAGAGGTCGGCCGTGACCTCCTCCAGTTCCGGGTCGTCGCTGGAGTCGATACCCGCCGCGGCCACAGCGTCGGCGGCCGGAATCTCGCCGTAGCCCTCGATTTCGAGGATGGGGACCGGTTCGATGTCGCGGATGGCGTCGGCGTCGATGCCGTACTCGGCGGCGATGTCGTCGGCGCGCTCCTTCGCCTCCGCCAGCGCGACGTAGTCGTCGGGCGAGTGGGCGGGGACGGACATGACGACGCCGGTGGCGTTGTCGGGGTCGACGAAGTCGGCAGGGAGGACGACGACTTCGTCGCCGGTGACCGGGTTGGAGACGGTGTCGCCGACCATGTCGCTGCCGGGGAACTCCTCGTGGACCTCGACAGCGCGGTCCTGGAGTTCGAACTTCTCGGCGGCGTCTTCGGAGACGAGCCACTCCTCGCCGTCGACGGTGGCACGGACGTAGGTTCCCTCGGGGTTGACGTAGGCGTTGGTGACCCCGCGGACCGTCTCCGGTCGGAGCGTCGCCATCGGGTAGACAGTGCCCTCCGCGTTCGAGAACCGAATCAGCGTGAACTCCTGGAACTCGGCGTCCTCGCCCTCCAGCAGGTCGTGGGCGGTGACCGGCTGTTCCTCGTTGGTGCAGTAGTTGACCGGGTGGAGCCCCTTCTCCAGCAGGCCGCGCTCTTTCAGCGTCTCGTACTGCCAGGTGATGAACTTCGAGTAGCGGTCGTCGTTGGTCGTGAACTCCCGCCGCCAGTCGATAGAGAGTCCGAGCCCCTGCATCCCGGCCTTGTAGCTGCAGTCGCCCCCCTCGATGAAGTAGCGGGCGTAGCCCATCGGCGTCTCCAGATCCTTCAGTTCCTCGCGGGGGACGTTGAAGGCCTCTTGCAGCGTCTCAAGCTGGGCCTCCTCGCCTTTCTTCAGGCGCTCGACGGCACCGATGATGGGCGTGCCGGTGACGTGCCAGGCGATGGGAAAGAGGACGTTGTCGCCCTGCAGGCGGCGGTAGCGGGCGTAGACGTCGGGGACGGTGTACGTGCGGGCGTGGCCGATGTGCATCCCGCCGCTCGGGTAGGGGTAGGGGACGGTGATGAAGGTTGGGTCGTCGTCCTCACCCGGGGTCGCCTCGTAGCGACCCTCGTCGTCCCAGCGCTCGCGCCACTTCGATTCGAGGGTCCGGGGCTCGTAATCCATATACACGCGTTCGGCAGGCCGGCACTATAAGCCCTGCACCTTCGGGCGGGCCTCACCCGGCGGCGATGAGCGCAACGCCGCTGACCGCGAGGACGGCGGCCCCGAGTCGCCGCGGCAGGCCGCGCTCGCCGAGGAGCAGGCCGCCCAGTACGACGGCGACGACGGCCTGGGTGTTGACGATGGGCGAGACGACGCTGGCGGCGGCCACGTCGAACGCGATGGTCTTGAGGTGGACGGCGACGGCGAAGAAGGCCGCCAGCGCCGCGATGCCCGGCACCGCCGGGCGGAGTCGGTGCCACTCGACGCGCCGGAGCGCGAGCGGGAGCGCGGCGATGGCGACCGCCGCGAAGGAGGCCAGCGCGACGGCCTGGGGCGTCAGGTCCGTCCCCGACAGCAGCGCGCGAAAGCCCACGTCCGACAGCGCGAACAGCACCGCGCCCAGCAGCGCCAGGCGGGCGGGCGCGTACCCCGCGGCGCGGCGAAACGGCGTCGCGAGGCCGCCGCCCTCGTAGTTGGCGACGTAGATGGCGACGACGGCGAGCGCGAGGCCGGCAGTCTGGAAGGCCGTCGGTGCGGCGGCCAGAACCGCCACCTCGATGGGGAGGACGAAGGCCGGCGCGAGTTTGTTCAGCGGCGCGACGTAGGAAACGTCCCCGAGTTTGAACGCGTGGATGGAGACGAGGTTCGCGGCGGCGATGGCCGCACAGATACCCAGAAGCAGGAGGGCGTCGCCCGCGTCGAAGGTGGGCGGGACGAGCGGTGCGCCGGCGGGCCAGGTGACCGCGGCGACGACGGTATACCACGCCAGGCCGGCCAGTTCGACGGTGGCGACGTACACCGGGGAGGGGAGGTCGGCGAACGAGCGCTTGTAGACGAACAGGTAGACCCCGAAGATGAGAGCGGCGAGCAGCGACGGGAGGACGCCGGGCTGGAACACACCGGCCGTTCTCGCTGGAGACGTGTATACTCCCCGAAGCGGCCGTGCCTGCGCGCTGACGGCGCTACTCCGGCAGTGTCGCCAGGCCGATGTCGAGGATGTCGAAGAGGACGTTGCGGGCGTGGCCGTCGGGGTGGACCCTCTCGTAGAGGCCACAGACCTGCCTGCGGGCGCAGACGAAGGTGGTCCGCGTCGCCGCGCCGTCGGTCGTGTCGACGCCGAAGGCGTCGGCAATCTTGCCGTCGGGGTCGGCGAGCAGTTCCACGTCGAGGTCGTGCGCGTCCGCGAAGGTCCGGTGGGAGTCGGCGTCGTCGGTGGAGACGCCGTAGACGGCGACGCCGGCCTCGCGGTAGGCGTCGAGTTCGGCGTCGAACTGCGTGGCCTCGGTCGTACAGCCGGGGGTGTCGTCGCGCGGGTAGAAGTACAGCACCGTCGGCGCCACGAAGTCGACGGTCACCCGGTCCCCGTCCTGGTTCGTCGCAGTCACCTGCGGCACCGGCTCGCCCGTGTCCAGAACCATACCACTCGGTGGCCGGGAACGCCCTAAGCACTTGCGTCTCAGTTGACCGGGATGTCGGTGCCCTCACCCTCGGCGGCCTCCTTGCCCAGCCGGACCGTCAGCACGCCGTCCTCGTAGCTGGCTGTCGTGGCCTCGGGGTCGACGGGACCGGGCAGCGTGACGGTGCGGCTGCGGTGCTCGTGGCTGCGCTCGCGCCTGACGTAGGTGCCGTCGGCGAATTCCTCGTCGGTGTCGCGCTCGGCGCCAACCACGAGGGTACGTTCGTCGTCGAGTGTGACCTCGATGTCGTCGGCGGAAAAGCCCGGCAGGTCGACGACAGCCACGAACGCGTCGCCCTCGTCGACGACGTCGACCGGCGTGTCGCTCCCGCCGGCCGCGCCGAACTGGGTGAACTGGTCGAACAGTCGCTCGATGTCCTGGAAGGGGTCGTCGCGTCCGCTCATACCAGACAATACGCCAGCGAGCGGTTTAAGTTCTAGTAGAGGACCGTCTCGCTGTCGTAGGAGCCGAGGCGCCGGACCCAGCCGTCTGCGGTGATGTCCTCGACGTCCGAAAGCGCCTCTTGTGTGCGCTCCTCGTAGAGGCCGGCGGCGATGTCGATGTGGAAGACGTAGTCACCGAGGCGCTCGCCGCTGGGGCGGGACTCGACGCGGGTGAGGTTGATGTCGCGGTCGGCGAAGGGTTCGAGCATCTCCAGCAGGAGTCCCGGGCGGTCCTCGCTGGGGTAGACGATGAAGGAGGTCTTGCTGCCCGCTTCCGACCGCTCCGAGACCGGTGCGACCACCAGAAAGCGCGTGGCGTTCGAGGAGCGGTCCTGGATGTCCTCGGCGAGGACCTCCAGCGACTGGCCGTTGTCGGCGTTCGCGGGGTGGCCGATGCCGGCCACGGCCGGGTCCTCCCGGGCGCGCTGGACGCCGCGGGCGGTGGAGGCGACGGCTTCGAGTTCGGCGTCCGGGTAGTGCTCTTCGAGGTATCCCCGGCACTGCGCGAGCGCCTGGGCGTGGCTGGCGACGGTGTCGAAGTCCTCGCCCTGGGCCAGCAGCGCGTGGCGGATGGGCGTGATTATCTCTTTGACGACGGCGACGTCGTGCTCCGCGAAGGCGTCCATCGACTCCGTGACCGACCCCTCGATGCTGTTCTCGACCGGGACGACACCGCGGTCGTACGCCCCCTCCGCAATCGACTCGACGATGGCCGTGACCGACTCGGTGAACTCGATGTCCTCGTCGTCGGCGACGGCGCTGGCCGCCCGGTGTGAGTAGGTTCCGGCCGGGCCCAGCGTGAGCACCTTCATATCGGCCCCGTACTCCGGTGACGGGCAAAAGCGTCGTGGTTGGCGGCGCTCAGGACCCGTCCCACAGCAGCGGCAGGTAACGCCCGCGGACGCTACCCGCCGTCGGGACGGTCCCGACCCGGGTCCAGCCCTCGGCCCCGCGGCGCAGCAGCGTCCCCTGGTGGTTCGCCGCGACCGGGTCGCCGTCGACGACACACCAGCCGATGGCGACGGCCTCCGGCGTCGGCCAGTCGACGGGGTCGGCGGACTCGCCGTCGCGGGACGTGACCAGCACGTGGTCGTCGTCCTCGGCCCACGAGGAGGACGACGACGGGGCCACGCCGGCGTAGACGACGCCGTCGTGAACAACCGCCTCGCGGACGTACCGCTGGTCGTAGCCGGTGTCCAGGCGCGTCCACGTCCGGCCAGCGTCGGTCGACCGGTAGAGGCCGCTGCCGGTCGAGGCGACGAACGTCTCGCTGTCGCCCAGCGCGACGTGGTGGATGTCGTCGGTGTGGGGCGCGTCGAACCCCTCGATGCGTCTGTCGTCCCACGTCTCCCCGCCGTCGTCGCTGACGTGGACGCCGCCGACCTCGACGCCGGCGACGATGCGGTCGGGGGCGTCGGGGTGGGTCCGGAGGCTGCGCACCTGCGCCACGCCGTCGTGGCGCGGGATGCCCCAGTCGGCGTTCGCTCGGAGTTGCCGGAACCCCTCGACTGCCGTCCAGTCGTCGGGGTCGGTCGGGACGCCGGCCGACCAGTCGGCGATGAACAGACCGGACGGGCGGGTGCCGGCGTAGACGCGCTCACCACCGGGACTGGCCGTTACCGCGTATACCTGTTCCTCGGGAACAGGAAGGCGCTGCCAGTCGTCACCGTCAGGCGAGTGGTACAGGCCTGACTCGGACGTGGCGAAGAAGCCGTCGATGCCGTCGAAGACGGCAACCCGGTACACCTGCTCGGCGTCGAGTACCTTCTCGGCAGTCGTCTCCCCCGGTTCGGGGACGCCAGCGATGCGATAGACGCCGTCGTCGCTGCCAGCGTAGAGCATGTCTCGACCGTCTATCCCAGCCATATTGTCGGTTTGGGTAACTCAAAGACGCGCCACACCGACAGACTGGACGGTGATGCCAGGGCCACGGGCGCGTGCCAGGGACGAACAGGGCTGCCGCGGTGCCGTAACTAGAGGAAATCGCGGACGTCAGAGTACCACATGTCGTGGTCGTCAGTCTCGCCGATGGCCTCGGCGATGCGGACGGCGATGGCGTGCCAGCACAGCTGGTCGGGGTCGGCGGCGTCGAGGTTGTACTCCGAGTCCTTGCAGGTACAGCCGTCGTCCTCGACGATGTACTCGTCCTCGTAGCCGACGACGACGGTGAAATCGCGGTAGGACTTGACCCGACCCTCGGCGACGGCCTCGATGGCCTGCTGGCCGCGGTCGCCGTGGGTCGCGATGAGACGGTCGACTACGGCCGGGGTGAGTTCCCCCGCTGCTTCGAGGTCGCCGTACCACTCGTCGACCGCTGTCACGCCCCGAACTTGGCGAGGGCGCGACAAAATCCCGTCGGTGCCGGGAGCGGACCCACCGATTCGCGAGCGACGGCGGAGCTTTATATCGGAGCAGGCGACCAGCCCTGCGCGTGACCTGACGAGTCGCTGCGGAGCGGGACGCGGGAGTCCGGCACGACGCTCCGCAGTCGAACCGGTGGGGCGGCCACCGACGGTGCCGGCTGTACGCCATCCGGGCCGAGTGACGACCCCAGAGCGTGTCGCTTTTCGCCGTCGCCGTCGGAGAGCGGGTATGCGCGTCGACGAGGGCAACGTCGCGGTCGAGGTCCCCGAACAGGACGGCGATAGCGTCGGCGACGACGTCTTCTTCAACCCGGTCCAGGAACTCAACCGCGACGTGACCGTCGCCGCGTTGCGGGCCTACCGCGACCGCGAACCGCGCGCGGGGACGTACCTGGATGCGACGGCCGCCAGCGGCATCCGCGGCGTTCGCGCCGCCGCGGAGGGGTGGGACGTGACCTGCGCGGACATCGACCCCGAGGCCATCGCCCTCTGTGAGGACAACCTCGCACGCAACGACCTCGACGGGTGCGTCGTCCACCGCGACGCGAACCCGCTGCTCCACGAGGACTACTTCGACGTGGTGGACGTCGACCCCTTCGGGACCCCCATCCCCTTCGTCGACGCCGCCTGCCAGGGGACGCGCAACCTCCTCTGTGTCACGGCGACTGACACCGCGCCGCTGTGTGGCGCGCACTTCGAGAGCGGCGTCCGCAGCTACAGCGCGGTCCCGCGGAACACGGAGTACCACGCCGAAATGGGCGTCCGCATCCTCCTGTCGGCGCTTGCCCGGACCGCCGCCCGCTACGACGTGGCGGCCACGCCGATTCTCACCCACGCCACGAAGCACTACGTCCGGACCTACCTGGAACTCGACCGCGGCGCGAAGGTTGCCAACGCCGCCATCGACGAACTGGGGTACATCCACCACTGCGAGCACTGCCTGCGCCGGGAGACAGAGGACGGGCTCATCGCCCATCCGCCGGAGGCGTGCCCGGAGTGTGGCCACCACATCCAGACCGCGGGGCCGGTCTGGCTCGGGCCGACACACGACCCCGCGTTCGTCGCGACGGTCCGCGAGTCTGTGACCGACGAGATGGGAACCGCGGACCGGGCCGTGGACCTGCTGGAGACGCTCGAGGCGGAACTCCCGGAGCCGACCCACTACGACCAGCACCGCCTGTGCAAGCGGTGGGGGCGGGGTGCCTCCGCGATGGACGAGTTCCTCGCGGACCTGCGGGCCGCGGGCTACGAGGCGTCGCGGACGCACTACGGCGGGACGACGTTCAAAACGACCGCGTCGGTCACGGAGATGCGGGCGGCGACGGGCGACTAGGCGGCCACCCCGACGCGCCCGAGCAGCGAGTAGACGAGCCGGTAGACCGGCCGGAGGAAGTAGTTCACCATGCCCGCCAGGCCGACCAGCCCACCGAGGGCCTGGAGTTCGGCCGGCGTCGCGTCGGGCGCGACCAGCACGACGAGGGCGGCGACGAGCGGGCCGACCCACAGCACCGCCCCGTAGTGACCGACGTCGTGACCGACGACCACGGGTGCTGTCGCGAGCGCGTCCCGCGCGGCGAAGAGCACGCCGGCGAGTCCCGCAAAGAGGACGGCGAGCAGCAGCGAGCCACCGACGCCGGCGACGCCCGCACCGACGAGCGCGACGCTCGCGGCCACCAGGACGACGGTCAGCCGGAACGTCTCGGTCTTCCAGTCCATACCCGGTGCTCGCTCTCGCCCGCCTAAGTGGTTTCGAGGGAGGCCAGCGGCGGCCCGGAGCTATTTGGTCGCGTCGGTCGCACTCGTGGACGTGACACAGAACGCACGGCCCGCCGACCTGGCCCGGTCGCTGGTGGGCGTCGTACGCGACCAGCAGTTGAGCTTCCTCGCGGCGGCGATCGCCTACTACGCCTTCGTATCGGTGTTCCCGCTGACGCTGGTGGCGCTGGCAGTCACCTCGGCGGTGGCCGGACAGACGTTCGCGACGGAGGTCGTCGCGCTGGCGAGTGGCCTGCTGACAGACCAGGCCGCGTCGCTGCTCGAGGACGCACTCACGAGCAGCGCCGGCCGCAGCGAGGCGACGGTCGTCGGTCTGGGGGTGCTCCTGTGGAGTTCGCTGCGGGTGTTCCGCAGCCTCGACATCGCGTTCGCCCGGGTCTACGAAATCGACGCACCGCCGTCACTGCGCTCCCAGGTCCAGGACGCGCTGCTCGTGCTCGTGACCATCGCGCTGGCACTCGCCGCGACGGTCGTCGTCGGCCCCCGTGCAGAGGCCGCGTTCAGGCCACTGGCGGGTATCGTCTCGGTACTGGTGCTCCTCGCCACGCTCGTCGCCGTCTTCCTGCCCGTGTACTACGTCTTCCCGGACTGCGAGATGACCGTCGGCGAGGCGCTGCCCGGTGCGGTGTTCGCCGCCGGCGGGTGGGTCCTGTTGAGCACCGGCTTCAGCGTCTACGCCGAGCAGGCGCCGACGTTTCAGCTGTACGGGCTCATCGGCGGTGTGTTGCTCGCACTGACGTGGTTCTACCTGGGCGGACTGCTCCTGCTCCTGGGAGCGGCACTGAACGCCGTGCTCGCGGGCCGGCGAGACCGGCAACTACAACAGGAACCGCTTCGAGATAGGAGACGACCGATGAGTGATTCGGAGTCGTCGCCGGAGGACGGCGACGGGGTGACAACAATCGAGCCGGAACCGGTCGACTACGGGGACCTCGCGGAGTTGCGCGAGGAGCTCGACCGGTTCGAGGAGGAGATAGAGGAGCGAACGGTCCACAGGGACGAACTGGAGTCGGACCTCAAGCAGTACGTCCGCAGGCGACTCAGACGCGGGAAGGCACGCGGCTGGGGGCCGTACCTCGTCCTGCTGTACGGGACGGCAATGACCCTGGGCGCGTTCTACTTCCTGGACGGCGTCTGGGCCATCCTCGCGATGATCGTCGTGTGGCTGTCGACGCTCGGACTGTACGTCCTGATGCTCATGGTCGGCGTAACGCTGAACGTCGCCGACGTCCCGGGCCGTCTGCTCGATACACTACGCAATCTGCGGTAACCCCGTCGTCCGGCAAAAAAGTTCGCGAAGGTCGCCTCAGTACTTCTCCAGGTAGCGGTCGATCTCCCACTGGGAGACGTCGACCAGGTACTCCTGGAACTCCTGGTTTTTCGCCTCGACGAACTTCTCGCCGACGTGCGGGCCGAGGGCGTCCAGGATGACCTCGTCCTTCTCGAGTTCGTCGACGGCCTCGCCCAGGTTCTCGGGCAGGGTGTCGATGCCGTACTCCTCGCGTTTCTCCTCGTCGAAGTCGTAGATGTTCTCGCGGACCGGGTCGGGGCAGTCGAGGTCGTTCTCGATGCCGTCGAGGCCGGCGTGAATCATCACGGCGAAGGCGAGGTAGGGGTTACACGAGGGGTCCGGCGAGCGTAGCTCGATGCGGCTCGCGGCGGGCGTCCGCGCGGCCGGCTTGCGGATGAGCGCGGAGCGGTTGACGTCGGACCACGCGATGTAGACCGGGGCCTCGTAGCCGGGAACGAGTCGCTTGTAGCTGTTGACCGTCGGGTTGCAGACCGCCGTGATGGCGGGCGCGTGTTCGAGGATGCCCGCGATGAACTTCCGGGCGGTCTCGGAGAGGTTGAACTCGCCGTCGTCGTCGTGGAAGGCGTTCTCGCCGTCCTGGAACAGCGACAGGTGCGTGTGCATGCCCGACCCGTTGATGCGCGGAATCGGCTTGGGCATGAACGTCGCGTGCAGGTCGTGTTCGGCCGCGAT contains:
- a CDS encoding YihY/virulence factor BrkB family protein, with product MTQNARPADLARSLVGVVRDQQLSFLAAAIAYYAFVSVFPLTLVALAVTSAVAGQTFATEVVALASGLLTDQAASLLEDALTSSAGRSEATVVGLGVLLWSSLRVFRSLDIAFARVYEIDAPPSLRSQVQDALLVLVTIALALAATVVVGPRAEAAFRPLAGIVSVLVLLATLVAVFLPVYYVFPDCEMTVGEALPGAVFAAGGWVLLSTGFSVYAEQAPTFQLYGLIGGVLLALTWFYLGGLLLLLGAALNAVLAGRRDRQLQQEPLRDRRRPMSDSESSPEDGDGVTTIEPEPVDYGDLAELREELDRFEEEIEERTVHRDELESDLKQYVRRRLRRGKARGWGPYLVLLYGTAMTLGAFYFLDGVWAILAMIVVWLSTLGLYVLMLMVGVTLNVADVPGRLLDTLRNLR
- a CDS encoding EamA family transporter; this translates as MFQPGVLPSLLAALIFGVYLFVYKRSFADLPSPVYVATVELAGLAWYTVVAAVTWPAGAPLVPPTFDAGDALLLLGICAAIAAANLVSIHAFKLGDVSYVAPLNKLAPAFVLPIEVAVLAAAPTAFQTAGLALAVVAIYVANYEGGGLATPFRRAAGYAPARLALLGAVLFALSDVGFRALLSGTDLTPQAVALASFAAVAIAALPLALRRVEWHRLRPAVPGIAALAAFFAVAVHLKTIAFDVAAASVVSPIVNTQAVVAVVLGGLLLGERGLPRRLGAAVLAVSGVALIAAG
- a CDS encoding tRNA (guanine(26)-N(2))-dimethyltransferase, which encodes MRVDEGNVAVEVPEQDGDSVGDDVFFNPVQELNRDVTVAALRAYRDREPRAGTYLDATAASGIRGVRAAAEGWDVTCADIDPEAIALCEDNLARNDLDGCVVHRDANPLLHEDYFDVVDVDPFGTPIPFVDAACQGTRNLLCVTATDTAPLCGAHFESGVRSYSAVPRNTEYHAEMGVRILLSALARTAARYDVAATPILTHATKHYVRTYLELDRGAKVANAAIDELGYIHHCEHCLRRETEDGLIAHPPEACPECGHHIQTAGPVWLGPTHDPAFVATVRESVTDEMGTADRAVDLLETLEAELPEPTHYDQHRLCKRWGRGASAMDEFLADLRAAGYEASRTHYGGTTFKTTASVTEMRAATGD
- the leuS gene encoding leucine--tRNA ligase is translated as MDYEPRTLESKWRERWDDEGRYEATPGEDDDPTFITVPYPYPSGGMHIGHARTYTVPDVYARYRRLQGDNVLFPIAWHVTGTPIIGAVERLKKGEEAQLETLQEAFNVPREELKDLETPMGYARYFIEGGDCSYKAGMQGLGLSIDWRREFTTNDDRYSKFITWQYETLKERGLLEKGLHPVNYCTNEEQPVTAHDLLEGEDAEFQEFTLIRFSNAEGTVYPMATLRPETVRGVTNAYVNPEGTYVRATVDGEEWLVSEDAAEKFELQDRAVEVHEEFPGSDMVGDTVSNPVTGDEVVVLPADFVDPDNATGVVMSVPAHSPDDYVALAEAKERADDIAAEYGIDADAIRDIEPVPILEIEGYGEIPAADAVAAAGIDSSDDPELEEVTADLYQDEFVSGKLLDSYGDFAGEVIEDVRERFRDYHREQGDFDLMYEFTEEVVCRCGGEVEVAQQDTWFLRYNDEAWREKTRELVANMECIPENTREQYDHTIGWLEEWPCIRNYGLGTRLPWDDEFVIEPLSDSTIYMSYYTIAHRIQDIPVEDLDRDFFDALFYGADAVEDPDERALDLREEWSHWYPVDWRCSGNDLIQNHLTFFLYHHAELFDPDEWPEGITVMGMGLLEGEKMSSSKGHVILPGEAIEKYGADTTRFFLLNSAEPWQDYDWREELVGNTRDQLQRFWSRAQEVIASAEQRSAAQSSGDTPRDRDVPDDADEDLKHIDRWLLSKLQTTVEETTDALERFETRTASQAAFYSFEEHLKWYRRRADLDRPGAAWTLRTVLETRLRLLAPFVPFMTNELHEQLTGEPAEDAAWPAPDAAFESPVTEAREQLVEGLLADVNDIVDVTGTDPETIRVYTAADWKHTVFETVRETGPDVGAVMGKVMQRDSLREKGDAVNDLAQDLVEFVRERDDETLTALAEIDEAAVYERAVGFLEREFDADVEVYAEDADPVDPDGKASQAVPFRPAIHLE
- a CDS encoding Hsp20/alpha crystallin family protein, translating into MSGRDDPFQDIERLFDQFTQFGAAGGSDTPVDVVDEGDAFVAVVDLPGFSADDIEVTLDDERTLVVGAERDTDEEFADGTYVRRERSHEHRSRTVTLPGPVDPEATTASYEDGVLTVRLGKEAAEGEGTDIPVN
- the glnA gene encoding type I glutamate--ammonia ligase, which translates into the protein MTSENLSSEAEGVLDEIEEKDVDFLRLQFTDILGTVKNVSIPAEQAEKAFTEGIYFDGSSIDGFVRIQESDMRLEPDPTTFAVLPWRNSEKVTSARLICDVHDTTTDKPFTGDPRLVLQDAIDRANDLGYQVNAAPEPEFFLFEEDENGNATTTTHDSGGYFDLAPKDLAQDVRGDIIYGLEEMGFEVEASHHEVAEGQHEINFTYDDALSTADNVGTFRSVVRAIAAEHDLHATFMPKPIPRINGSGMHTHLSLFQDGENAFHDDDGEFNLSETARKFIAGILEHAPAITAVCNPTVNSYKRLVPGYEAPVYIAWSDVNRSALIRKPAARTPAASRIELRSPDPSCNPYLAFAVMIHAGLDGIENDLDCPDPVRENIYDFDEEKREEYGIDTLPENLGEAVDELEKDEVILDALGPHVGEKFVEAKNQEFQEYLVDVSQWEIDRYLEKY
- the pheA gene encoding prephenate dehydratase, with the protein product MKVLTLGPAGTYSHRAASAVADDEDIEFTESVTAIVESIAEGAYDRGVVPVENSIEGSVTESMDAFAEHDVAVVKEIITPIRHALLAQGEDFDTVASHAQALAQCRGYLEEHYPDAELEAVASTARGVQRAREDPAVAGIGHPANADNGQSLEVLAEDIQDRSSNATRFLVVAPVSERSEAGSKTSFIVYPSEDRPGLLLEMLEPFADRDINLTRVESRPSGERLGDYVFHIDIAAGLYEERTQEALSDVEDITADGWVRRLGSYDSETVLY
- a CDS encoding peroxiredoxin; translated protein: MVLDTGEPVPQVTATNQDGDRVTVDFVAPTVLYFYPRDDTPGCTTEATQFDAELDAYREAGVAVYGVSTDDADSHRTFADAHDLDVELLADPDGKIADAFGVDTTDGAATRTTFVCARRQVCGLYERVHPDGHARNVLFDILDIGLATLPE
- a CDS encoding WD40/YVTN/BNR-like repeat-containing protein; the protein is MLYAGSDDGVYRIAGVPEPGETTAEKVLDAEQVYRVAVFDGIDGFFATSESGLYHSPDGDDWQRLPVPEEQVYAVTASPGGERVYAGTRPSGLFIADWSAGVPTDPDDWTAVEGFRQLRANADWGIPRHDGVAQVRSLRTHPDAPDRIVAGVEVGGVHVSDDGGETWDDRRIEGFDAPHTDDIHHVALGDSETFVASTGSGLYRSTDAGRTWTRLDTGYDQRYVREAVVHDGVVYAGVAPSSSSSWAEDDDHVLVTSRDGESADPVDWPTPEAVAIGWCVVDGDPVAANHQGTLLRRGAEGWTRVGTVPTAGSVRGRYLPLLWDGS